CCTTAATTCATATTCTCTCATTGAGATCAGAATCTCATGGTGATGCTGACCTGAGTGTAGTGGGCCGTGGTGCTGCTGTATCCGGTGCGGTAGTGTTGCACCTCGTTGAACCAGGTGGAGATCTGGTGGCGCCAGTCAGGCTCGGTGTCGTAAGGACTGGCCGGTGTCCGAGTCGTCCAGGTACGAGCCATGTTCTGCCCGACCGCGAAACGATCTTGAACCaaacataatgatttttgtgaataaatttttcatttcgttattattttcaagtACTCGGGTGCAggttgtatatttatatatagataGATCAGGGGCAACAGCTTGCTGACACGGTATGAAGAAAAGGTAGAGGATGAATGGGCCACTTATACTTTAAAATGAGTCAATCCGAAGCGAGAGATTGTTCCTCtttcttttaatatatttttttttcgtcagcTGATAAATAAAACATGCAATCTCTAAACTTCGACGTATACACCAAAAAACCGCACACGCGTACACGCGAAAGTGCCAGCTCTTTCTCGCAGTCAATCCGTCGTTTCTCGCAacagtttatatatatatatatatatatatacaaggcACGACAATAAAAGCTTATATGCGAAGAGCGTATTAGCATTATATGTATGTCTAAAATCGTGAGAAGTGAACTTACGAACATTACGCGCATTGTCGTGGGTCTCGCTGCAGCGGTCCGCCCATTGCTGGGCCATAGCCGCCAATTCATCGTCCCAGACCTGCAAAAGTTTAGCGATTGTTAATCTCTCCCTGGTCgtctacctctctctctctctctgcgcagATTCCCCGCGAGGATACTTTAGCAGGTCGCCTTTTACTTTGCAGCCGTAACAATTTCTCCCCCCTTTTCTATACTCTCTACCCGCTCATTTATTTTCCAGAGCTTCCGCTGAGTTATTCAAGCGAGTACAAgtagattttgattttacagAGATGGACCGCTGAATTATTAATTGAGCCGAGGCCTGCTTGCACGCAGTTGAGCGCAGCTCGTCGTATGAATTTCTCGCTGCCGCGACATAATACAGCTGTTGAATTTTACATTCGTATATTTGAATCTCGAAATGGCTTTTTATACATACTGTCGCTTCCTATATTGTGTTCGCGAAGCTGCCACTCGAAAAAGACAACATTTTAATTCGTCGAGATTTAATGACTTATACACAGTACTCGTAAAGAGCTTATACGAGCACAGTGGATACGTACCATCTCCATCATCATTTTGGCCGACGGCTGTCCGTTAACCTGTCCCAGAGCCACGAGCTGTCTCAGACGATTGTGCTCGTCGAGGATATTCCGTTTGTCCTGGCAAGATAATCCTGTCCCTGTGGATAAGAGCTGGCTTAAGAAAGGTCACGTTATACTATCGATTCGCttcacatatacacacacgcacgcacacaaaGCCTCAAAATCTGCGTCTGACGCTTGGTACACGTCTTTTCTTTCGAGCGAGTGACAGAGAACGCATGTCAAGGAACAATTATATAtggggttttttttttaagccaGACATCAAGCTTGTATCGTATAAGTGcgtttttgtttacttttcttTCTCCGTGAATTCTGCACGAGAGGCGAGTTTACACACTTTGATAACAATCAATCATCATCAACTGCTTTCTTGGAAGCGGTGGTTCGACGTAACGAGGTTGCTTAATTGATTAAGTATGgattttataataatctgATAAACTAGTAACCGCAAATGTTTCGCGCGACAATTATAAGTACACGTTAAATTATGCAATATCCGAGCATAATAGCCGTAGCGTATAAATCATGCCGCTTATTGAATTAGTCATCCCTCTtcccctctctttctcgattATTCCAAATTAGTAATCTCAAAACAGGCACAGTCCCCGCCGTTTCCTGAAACGGTTCTCGCGCATAATTTGTCAACATAATGAAATTCGCTCTCCGAGCGCGGTGTCGTGCGAAACAGATCACACATAATTAAATATCGAATAACTTCTGATATCGCCGGAGCGCGCATTATAGATGTATATTATAATAGCAAGGTCGaattaaaaatagagaaatcGCGAATCGGCCAACTCTCTCGGCTGTGCgctgaaattttatttcacgcgagctatatctatatacgcgAGAGTATAGTGAACTTTGGTGCAGTTGCTATAGAGTCGCGAAGATTTATGGCAAAAACTTTGCCGACCAGATCGTTTCCCATGTGAGTCatgattctctctctctctctctctctctctctctctctctctctctctcaccgaCGAAGCTGTATAACATTTTGTCGAATACTAATTTATGCCTTTCGAGCATCGCATTAAAGCGagctttcttcgatttttgtGTTGTATCCGAGAGGAGAGGATATCGATTCGATTCGAAATTTTGATTAATATTTCCAAGAACAAACACTCTCGAGCATCGCACCTTTTGCTGTATAATAATTTCACGGATAACACTGCGGATAAGAAGTTTCGACGCGACGCGCAGAACAAGAggatttatatacatatataccttATGCGAAGTGAAATTGTTCTAGCGTGTATAATTAGCCCAACGTTTTCGGAAGCCGGTGCTTTGGAGGTCACGGAAGCCTCTTGGGCGCCCGGACGAGCGATTAGAACTTTCTATATGCCGAGAGAGTCGGCGCCGCGATTAAAGCGCGCGGCTGCACACGTTTCGTGAATTATGGCGAcggttttattatattcgacGAGAGGGACGATTATGCTAGTCAGACAATTAACCTCTTAGCGTGCAGCGATGATGTATCGCGGTATAAGCGGTCTTCGGGctgtatttttatttcgtGATTCTATTGAGCGgtcaaatttgaatttctcgATGATAGCTGCTCGTGTTTAATCCGTCCGGTGAATTATGCGTCGTGATACTTTTATCGTCGGCGGGTACCTCGTTTGATTTACCTTCGCCTTTccataattaataaaacgcaTTAAGTTTAATGGCGTCGTCTCGTGATGTATCTATATCGTTTAAATTAACATTCGTTTAATTTCTAATGGCTCTATATCCCGCCGAGAGCATGTTAATTCGgctgtatatagatatacacacCGTGGGACCGAGGAAAAAATAGTAGATTTTACGTTACAAGTGCCATATCTCGCGTGACTTTTatcgaaattattataattttttacgtACGCTCAAATATATTCCAAGTACTTCGTACAatccaaattaaaaaaaaacgaagataTTCGAATTCGTCGAAGGTATATTACCTCTCGATATTCGAGAATCCAGTTTCTCGCCATTTTCAACGCTGTAATTAGAAACCCGTTTTTTTAGCATAGCCAAATAACGCGTGACGGAATTACTACTAATAATTACTACAACAAGCGGAAAAAAGTATACTCCGAAATTGGCGCTCTTCGgcatttcgaaaaaaattcaaaaaaaaagcgcCGGCAAAGCCATTAGAGCTCGACAGTGAACAACGGGAGCTTTCGTCGCGCTCTCCTGCACTCGCTGCACCTCAAGATGCTGGCGAActcaaaaacgaaaaaaaatatgcACGAAAGCTCCGACTGTACACGAACCACTCGGCTGCAAGCTCGAGGGTCGAAAACACCACAAAGAgtctcgcgcacgcgcgcgcgtaaaaagaAAGGGGGCTCACAGCGCGCTGATAGTAAAAAATACGGAAAATTAAACAACGATATAAAAGCAGTGCGCGCAGGTGAGAGCGAGGAGGCCACTCGTGGCTCGTTAGGCGAATGCACCGCCGTGGTTTGCTCATTTTTGTtctcacggtgcaaaaaaaagCTCGGAGTAAGTCGAGCTCGGCGTATAGAGCGTAATTGGGCCAGAGTCGAGCGATGTGTGCGGCGGCGGCCCAGCCCTATTGGTTTCCGGTTGAACGCATTGGTATGACGTTTTCGATCATAGACGTGTAGCACAATGCAACAACGAGACGAGCCAACGGATGCACTTGAACCCGTTTTGACGTCGGCAGGTGATGTCACTGATTCGATGGGTGCATGGTAACTCTAGAAGTTTGTTTCAGTTGTTTTTTGCGCGCTTTTATGCGCACTTTATATAGTACATGGCGACTAATCGTGCGTGTAGAGTGCAGCAGTGTGTTGCACAATTACTTTTGATGGCGTTCGTTTTTTACGCGTTTATAAATAAGTcgaatgtattttaaaaattcaattcatCTTTGACACGCAACTATTTACACGGAATAATTATATTCGAAACTTTTTCCTACTGCCATTAAATACAtcataaaaatagaaactCGACGTGTATAATCGGCAACAAGTCAACCCGTTAATTTTCGCCTATAAATAGTCCGATCAGAGGTTTCActtctcaaaataattttcaattaaaaactcTACTTTCCAAGCTATTTCCTTATACCAAAACCATTCATTCACACAAATAAATTAGTGTAGAAAAAAGGTACTCACTCATCATGCTCTTCCCGTTGCAGGCCAGACAGCGCGTCGCGCacagcatcatcatcatcatcagcacCAGTCCCGTCATCCTCGCCTCCATCATGTCTCTggtataagtatatacacacgcacctcaaacgttaaaaaaaaaacgacgcgTATATACCTGCTCACGATCTTCAAGAGCgaagacagagagagggagagatcgGACGCGGAGTCGCGATTTCGAGCAACTGCCGGTCCGTCAGCGCGCATCCGATCGCTTTATATCAGCCCGCGACGCCGTATAATACGCACACCTGTACACACCGATTctgcgcgtatacgcgtgtgcGTCCAAGTTTCGCTCGGCCATGCGCGTGTCTCTGATCGGACTGAACCTACGGCTTTTTTTTCGCCTTCCGAGATCGCGTGTCGCGTTTCC
The sequence above is a segment of the Nasonia vitripennis strain AsymCx chromosome 3, Nvit_psr_1.1, whole genome shotgun sequence genome. Coding sequences within it:
- the LOC100121987 gene encoding venom allergen 5.01-like, encoding MMEARMTGLVLMMMMMLCATRCLACNGKSMMRTGLSCQDKRNILDEHNRLRQLVALGQVNGQPSAKMMMEMVWDDELAAMAQQWADRCSETHDNARNVHRFAVGQNMARTWTTRTPASPYDTEPDWRHQISTWFNEVQHYRTGYSSTTAHYTQVIWGDTYLVGCGYSFYYDPARGYTKNYVCNYGPSGNVLGYKPYSFGWPECNSYGVNYSNKYSGLCSKAIYYPLGAYCAYG